The Solidesulfovibrio fructosivorans JJ] genome includes the window GGCCAAGGACGTTTCCTGCGACGCGCCTTTCATCTGGACGCGAAACGGCATCAAGCCCGCGACCATCGTCGACGGCGCCTACGCCTGGCCCGGAAACGGTCCCCGGCTGGTGGTCTTCGACATGGGCATCAAGTGGAACATCATGCGGCTTCTTTCCGCCCAGGGCTTCGATCTGCTCATGGTGCCGCACACCACCACGGTGGACCAGGTCAGACGCCTCGGCCCGGACGCCGTTTTCCTCTCGCCCGGTCCCGGCGACCCGGCCGCCCTGCCCGACCTTGTCGCGACCACCGCCCGGTTGGCCGAGGACTATCCCCTGGCCGGCATCTGCCTGGGCCATCAACTTTTGGGCCTAGCCCTTGGCGGGCGGACCTACAAGCTCAAGTTCGGCCATCATGGCCTCAACCATCCCGTCAAGGATCTGGAAACGGGGCGCATTGAGATTTCGTCGCAGAATCACGGTTTTTGCGTGGACATCGAAAGCCTTTCCAACGTAGAGTTAACGCACGTGAATTTAAATGACGGGACTCTCGAGGGATTTGCCCACAAGAAAAAACCCGTCATCGCCATTCAGTATCACCCCGAGGCCGCACCCGGGCCTCACGACAGCCGGTATTTCTTCACCCGTTTCCGAAACCTCGTGCGCCGGGAGACGGGCAAATAACCTCGGGCGCCGACGCGTCGGGAAAGCATGTCCTCGGAACTGAC containing:
- the carA gene encoding glutamine-hydrolyzing carbamoyl-phosphate synthase small subunit; translation: MKAILALEDGTLFHGQTFTGGGSAGGEVIFNTGMTGYQEVLTDPSYTGQMVCMTYPHIGNYGINPDDVESAKIRVAGFIVKECCKTPSNWRSTMTLPDYLVSQGITGIEGIDTRALTRHLRLYGAMRGYISTDVSDPRQAVELAKGLPSMEGLGLAKDVSCDAPFIWTRNGIKPATIVDGAYAWPGNGPRLVVFDMGIKWNIMRLLSAQGFDLLMVPHTTTVDQVRRLGPDAVFLSPGPGDPAALPDLVATTARLAEDYPLAGICLGHQLLGLALGGRTYKLKFGHHGLNHPVKDLETGRIEISSQNHGFCVDIESLSNVELTHVNLNDGTLEGFAHKKKPVIAIQYHPEAAPGPHDSRYFFTRFRNLVRRETGK